One part of the Ailuropoda melanoleuca isolate Jingjing chromosome 6, ASM200744v2, whole genome shotgun sequence genome encodes these proteins:
- the ACKR2 gene encoding atypical chemokine receptor 2 codes for MASTASPVPPTTEAASSENSSSFYDYEYYLDQVAFMLCRKDEVLAFGRIFLPIFYSLIFVLGLGGNLLLLVVLLRYVPRRRMTEVYLLNLAISNLLFVVTLPFWGVSVAWHWVFGSFLCKMVSTLYTVNFYSGIFFLSCMSLDKYLEIVHAQPHHGLRTQAKSLLLAALVWAVAVAVSVPDMVFVQTHENPPGVWNCYPDFGGHSTIWKLFLRFQQNVLGFLLPLLVMIFFYSRIGCVLVRLRPPGQGRALRIVIALVVAFFVLWFPYNLTLFLHSMLDLQVFGECKVTKHLDYALQVTESIAFLHCCFTPILYAFSSRHFRQYLKAFLVTMLRRHQASGPAQAPLSSCSESSRLTAQEEMTGMNDLGERQAESSPDKSDMGGN; via the coding sequence ATGGCCTCCACCGCCTCCCCTGTGCCGCCCACCACCGAGGCTGCCAGTTCTGAGAACAGCAGTTCCTTCTATGACTATGAATACTACCTGGACCAGGTGGCCTTCATGCTCTGCAGGAAAGACGAGGTGCTGGCCTTTGGCAGGATCTTCCTGCCAATCTTCTACAGCCTCATCTTCGTGCTGGGTTTGGGCGGGAACCTCCTTCTTCTAGTGGTCTTGCTTCGGTATGTACCTCGCAGGCGGATGACTGAGGTCTATCTGCTGAACCTGGCCATCTCCAACCTCCTGTTTGTGGTGACGCTGCCTTTCTGGGGCGTTTCTGTGGCCTGGCATTGGGTGTTTGGGAGTTTCTTGTGCAAGATGGTGAGCACCCTCTACACCGTCAACTTCTACAGCGGCATCTTCTTCCTCAGCTGCATGAGCCTGGACAAGTACCTGGAGATCGTCCACGCTCAGCCCCACCACGGGCTGAGAACCCAGGCCAAGAGCctgctcctggctgccctggtatgggctgtggctgtggctgtctCCGTCCCGGACATGGTCTTTGTGCAGACACATGAAAACCCCCCGGGCGTGTGGAACTGCTATCCAGATTTTGGAGGTCACTCGACCATCTGGAAGCTCTTCCTCCGTTTCCAGCAGAACGTCCTGGGGTTTCTCCTTCCACTCCTTGTCATGATCTTCTTCTACTCCCGCATTGGCTGCGTGCTGGTCAGGCTGAGGCCCCCGGGCCAGGGCCGGGCTCTAAGGATAGTCATAGCCCTGGTGGTGGCCTTCTTCGTGCTGTGGTTCCCGTATAACCTCACCTTGTTTCTGCACTCGATGCTGGACCTGCAAGTCTTTGGGGAATGCAAGGTTACCAAACACCTGGATTATGCACTCCAGGTGACAGAGAGCATCGCCTTCCTTCACTGCTGCTTCACCCCCATTCTCTATGCTTTCTCCAGCCGCCACTTCCGCCAGTACCTGAAGGCTTTCCTCGTCACCATGCTCAGGCGGCACCAGGCATCCGGCCCTGCACAGGCCCCGCTGTCCAGCTGCTCTGAGAGCAGCAGGCTCACTGCCCAAGAAGAAATGACAGGCATGAATGACCTCGGGGAGAGGCAGGCCGAGAGCTCCCCCGACAAGAGTGATATGGGGGGAAATTAA